A genomic segment from Candidatus Cloacimonadota bacterium encodes:
- the rplJ gene encoding 50S ribosomal protein L10 — protein sequence MVKQYKLDAVKNLVERLRSAKAIVLVDYKGINIEQVNELRNRFRNEKVDYLVQKNTLLKIALNELGITELDDYLKGPTAVAVCLEEEVAPARVVAKFIKEIMEDADYPSFKVGYVAGHVFSSKELSALATLPSRDELLAKVLGSMTAPLTGFMAVNQGVIRKFMYAVDALIQKQADAS from the coding sequence ATGGTTAAACAATATAAGTTAGATGCCGTAAAAAATCTAGTCGAAAGACTACGTAGCGCAAAAGCGATCGTACTGGTGGATTATAAGGGAATTAATATCGAACAGGTGAATGAGCTGCGCAACCGCTTCCGTAATGAGAAAGTGGATTACTTGGTGCAAAAGAACACCCTGCTCAAAATTGCATTGAACGAGCTGGGCATCACGGAACTGGACGACTATTTGAAAGGACCTACTGCTGTAGCCGTATGTTTGGAAGAAGAAGTTGCTCCTGCTCGCGTAGTTGCCAAGTTCATTAAAGAAATAATGGAAGATGCCGACTATCCCAGTTTTAAAGTCGGATACGTGGCAGGACACGTATTTAGCTCCAAAGAACTAAGTGCTTTGGCTACCCTTCCCAGCCGCGATGAACTTCTGGCTAAGGTTTTGGGCAGCATGACTGCTCCGCTTACCGGATTCATGGCAGTAAACCAAGGTGTGATCCGCAAATTTATGTATGCGGTAGATGC